One Burkholderia vietnamiensis LMG 10929 genomic window, GATCGCGAATTGCGCGGCCGTGACTCCGACCGGCGCGAGATGCCGCTCATAGAGTTGCGTGACGAAGCGCGCGGCCTGCCGCAGCGCGAGACAGTTGCAGGCCTGCACAATCTGGGTGTCGTTCATGCACGGCAATTTATATGTGCATATGCATAAAGTCAATGTACACTGCGCCGTGACATGGCTGGGCCGGCCGCGTACGTCACGTGCCCCGCCATCGCTTCGAGGAAACGGGCATGGACTACATCGACAAGTTGCGGGTCTTCCGGACGGTGGTCGAAACGCGCAGTTTCACGCGAGCGGCCGATATCCATGGCCTGGCGCGGCCGGTGGTGTCGCGGGCCGTCGCCGATCTCGAGGCGCGCTTCGGTAGTCGCCTGCTGCACCGGACCACGCGTCAGGTATCGCTCACCGAAACCGCCGAGCGCATCTACGACCGCTGTGCGGCGGTTCTCGACGAACTCGACTCGCTCGAAGCACAGGCGCTGGCGCACACGCGCGAGCCGGAAGGGCTGCTGCGGCTCGTCGCGCACACGACGGCCGCGCTGAACCGGCTCGTGCCGCTGATCGCCGGCTTCAAGGCCGCGCATCCGAAAATCCGCCTCGATGTCACGCTGACCGAGCGCCCGGTCGATCTCGTCGGCGAAGGTTACGACATCGGCATCGTCGTCCCGTACATGCTGACGAGCGAAACGACGATCGTGCGGCTCGTGGAACGCATCCCGGTGGTGATCGTCGCGACGCCCGCGTATCTGCGCACGCATCCGCGGCCCGAGACTCCCGCCGCACTCGCCGGCCACGCGTTCGTGCCGATGTCGCCGTCGTTGCGCCGGCCCGCGCTGTCGTTCCGCGACGGCAACGACATGGTGACCGTGCCGCTGAGCTTCGACATTTCGTCGAACAGCCCCGTCTTCAACCGCGAAATGGTGATGCGCGACTTCGGCATCGGCGTGGTGCCGAGGACGCTGGTCGAGCCCGAACTCGCGTCCGGTGCGCTGGTGCAATTGCTCGAAGGCGCCGATCTCGTCGACGCGTTCGTCGAGATCAAGCTCGCCTATGCGAACCGCGCGCTGCTGCCCGCGAAGGTCAAGGCGTTCATCGACTACGCAGCCGCCTACGGCGACGGCGCGCGCTGATTGGTGCCGGCGCGCGCACGCGCCGCGCATCGCACGCTCGATTGGTACGGCCGCGACACCAATCTGATCCCGCGCGGCTGCTCGCTTCGCGGCGCGCCGCGCCCTAGCATGTGCACATGCACAACACCCCACTCAGCGACGACGATTGCTTCGCGGTCCGGCAAGCCGCGCGGCGGATCTCGCAGTTCTACGAGCGCTACCTGTCGCGGGCGAACGTCACGCCGTCGCAGTACAGCATTCTCGCGCTGCTGCGCGAGCACCCAGGCCTGTCGATGGCGACGCTGTCGGCCGTCCTGGTGATCGAGCGCACCGCGCTGTTGCGCGCGCTGAAGCCGCTCGTCGGCGCGGCGCTCGTCAGCGGCCGCGTCGAGCCGCGGTGCCGCCGCCGAACGTTCTCGTTGACCGCAGAGGGCGAAGCGAAGATCGCCGCAGCACAGGTGCACTGGCGCGCCGCCCAGCACGCATTCGAGCAACGCTTCGGCACAGCACGCGCGGCACGCCTCAGAGACGAACTGTTCACGATCACGCACGACCTGGCGACGCGCTGATCGACGACCTCACCGATCGTCGACCAATCGCCGATCGCCCCGATACGTGCATATACATGGATGCATCGATGGAAACGACCCAAACCGCTGCGTCGCGCGACGCGGCTACAGCCGACCGGCCCGCGAAGCAGCAACGCCGCGTGCCGTGGATGCGGATCGCGGTCGCGGCGGTGGTCGTCGCGGTCGCGGCCGCGACGCTC contains:
- a CDS encoding LysR family transcriptional regulator, which encodes MDYIDKLRVFRTVVETRSFTRAADIHGLARPVVSRAVADLEARFGSRLLHRTTRQVSLTETAERIYDRCAAVLDELDSLEAQALAHTREPEGLLRLVAHTTAALNRLVPLIAGFKAAHPKIRLDVTLTERPVDLVGEGYDIGIVVPYMLTSETTIVRLVERIPVVIVATPAYLRTHPRPETPAALAGHAFVPMSPSLRRPALSFRDGNDMVTVPLSFDISSNSPVFNREMVMRDFGIGVVPRTLVEPELASGALVQLLEGADLVDAFVEIKLAYANRALLPAKVKAFIDYAAAYGDGAR
- a CDS encoding MarR family winged helix-turn-helix transcriptional regulator, with protein sequence MHNTPLSDDDCFAVRQAARRISQFYERYLSRANVTPSQYSILALLREHPGLSMATLSAVLVIERTALLRALKPLVGAALVSGRVEPRCRRRTFSLTAEGEAKIAAAQVHWRAAQHAFEQRFGTARAARLRDELFTITHDLATR